The Methanobacterium sp. Maddingley MBC34 genome has a window encoding:
- a CDS encoding pyridoxamine 5'-phosphate oxidase (PFAM: Pyridoxamine 5'-phosphate oxidase) produces the protein MVMNKEMMDALEKNNIVWLATANNESTPNLVPIGFVRPLDGETILLVANFMNKSFENLKNNPQASVAVADISECPYQFKGTVEIHESGKYFDDAVQWAKSVMTQLAPKAAILMKVTEIYSVQPGPDAGKRVD, from the coding sequence ATGGTAATGAACAAGGAAATGATGGATGCACTAGAAAAAAACAACATAGTATGGTTAGCAACTGCCAATAATGAAAGTACTCCTAACCTGGTCCCAATTGGATTCGTCAGACCGTTAGATGGTGAAACAATCCTCCTGGTGGCTAACTTCATGAACAAAAGTTTTGAAAATCTTAAAAATAACCCACAGGCAAGTGTAGCGGTTGCTGATATTTCTGAATGCCCCTACCAGTTTAAGGGTACTGTGGAGATCCACGAATCTGGTAAATACTTCGACGATGCAGTCCAGTGGGCTAAAAGCGTTATGACTCAGTTAGCACCTAAAGCAGCAATTTTAATGAAGGTAACTGAAATATATTCAGTACAGCCCGGTCCAGATGCTGGTAAAAGAGTTGATTAA
- a CDS encoding fibrillarin-like rRNA methylase (PFAM: Fibrillarin) — translation MENNMDLDNNFTGVYELDGHLATCNLNPGVRIYGEKLVDYEDVECRLWDPRRSKLAAALLKGLGTFPIEADSRVLYLGASAGTTPSHISDIVTAGVIYCVEFAPRMMRELLAVCRARENMTPILDDASKPAKYMGLVEKVDLVYSDVAQPHQTEIFMDNMRMFLKEEGQGMIMIKARSIDVTRKPKQIFREEASKLKEHGFRIVDKMDLDPYEKDHRCLVCEFAF, via the coding sequence ATGGAAAATAATATGGATTTGGATAATAATTTCACCGGAGTGTACGAACTGGACGGCCACTTGGCCACCTGCAACCTCAACCCAGGAGTGAGGATTTACGGGGAGAAACTGGTGGATTATGAGGATGTGGAGTGCCGCCTGTGGGACCCCCGCCGTTCAAAACTGGCAGCTGCCCTCTTAAAGGGCCTGGGAACATTCCCCATTGAAGCTGACTCCCGTGTGCTTTACCTGGGTGCTTCTGCAGGTACCACTCCATCCCATATCTCGGATATTGTCACTGCTGGTGTGATCTACTGTGTGGAGTTTGCCCCCCGAATGATGAGGGAGCTTCTGGCAGTTTGCAGAGCAAGGGAGAACATGACCCCCATACTGGATGATGCCAGTAAACCTGCAAAATACATGGGATTGGTGGAGAAGGTGGATCTGGTTTACTCTGATGTGGCCCAACCCCACCAGACTGAAATATTCATGGACAACATGCGAATGTTCCTTAAAGAAGAGGGCCAGGGGATGATTATGATAAAAGCCCGGAGTATCGATGTCACCCGCAAACCCAAACAGATATTCCGTGAGGAAGCATCCAAATTAAAAGAACACGGCTTCCGGATAGTGGATAAAATGGACCTTGATCCTTACGAGAAAGACCACCGCTGCCTGGTTTGTGAATTTGCTTTTTAA
- a CDS encoding dihydroorotate dehydrogenase family protein (PFAM: Dihydroorotate dehydrogenase~TIGRFAM: dihydroorotate dehydrogenase (subfamily 1) family protein), with protein MLETEICQMKMRNPTVLAAGVLGSTSSSLNWVARSGAGAVVTKSFAVEPNKGYPNPTTVEVEGGIINAIGLSNPGVEVFKGELEKLEGNVPQIASVYGSTPEDFSMVASQVENLVDALELNVSCPHAMEGCGASIGQDPDLTRSIVKTVKSSVDTPVIAKLTPNVTDIVEIAQAAEQGGADALTLINSLGPGMRIDLETAHPILSNRFGGMSGPAIKPIALRCVYQVHQNVKIPIMGVGGITNYRDVVEFLYAGASCVQIGTAVMYHGLEVFREISTGLEKFMKEKNYQTVEEMVGLAHQQ; from the coding sequence ATGCTGGAAACTGAAATATGCCAGATGAAAATGAGAAACCCCACTGTTTTAGCAGCGGGTGTTCTGGGAAGCACGTCCTCATCCCTTAACTGGGTAGCTCGAAGTGGAGCAGGGGCAGTGGTAACCAAATCCTTCGCAGTAGAGCCTAACAAAGGCTACCCCAACCCCACCACTGTGGAAGTGGAGGGGGGCATAATCAACGCCATAGGTCTATCCAACCCAGGAGTGGAAGTATTCAAGGGGGAACTGGAAAAACTGGAGGGTAACGTCCCACAGATTGCATCAGTCTACGGTTCCACACCAGAAGATTTCTCTATGGTGGCCAGTCAGGTGGAAAACCTGGTGGATGCCCTGGAACTTAATGTATCATGTCCTCATGCCATGGAAGGATGCGGGGCATCAATAGGCCAGGATCCAGATCTAACTCGCAGTATTGTAAAGACAGTTAAAAGTTCAGTGGACACTCCGGTGATTGCCAAGCTAACACCCAATGTAACTGACATCGTGGAGATAGCACAGGCAGCAGAGCAGGGTGGTGCCGATGCATTGACTCTAATCAACTCCCTGGGTCCGGGTATGAGGATCGACCTGGAAACTGCTCATCCCATACTCTCCAACCGTTTCGGTGGAATGTCCGGTCCGGCCATAAAACCCATAGCCCTGCGCTGTGTATACCAGGTCCACCAGAACGTTAAAATACCCATAATGGGTGTGGGTGGTATAACCAACTACCGTGATGTGGTGGAATTTCTGTACGCTGGAGCCAGTTGTGTTCAGATCGGAACCGCAGTCATGTACCATGGACTGGAAGTCTTTCGGGAGATAAGCACGGGCCTGGAGAAGTTCATGAAAGAGAAGAACTACCAAACTGTGGAGGAGATGGTGGGACTGGCCCACCAACAATAA
- a CDS encoding putative metal-dependent membrane protease (PFAM: CAAX amino terminal protease family) has translation MVNESTFEAVKIRYLVLWIILFFIVMTGLIVTSFGLLNGAEWSVTFGLLFYALISYWMIRNFRKIHLDYSRFIGHIPRNYNWLSLFTIVFAVIIFSLGMNELSRYIISVLDPGILGEIHRTSLFYTPQDTPLAPFMNFLDFLTGVIAAPIVEEFLFRGVILHRFTFKWGLKKAMLASSIIFGLLHADFIGAFVFGLVMCILYIKTGTIIIPIIAHMLNNLLAYGTQILSNINQQNSALVSAAPNPNIGVAAFLLIVAGMIIFYFLYRNWPKVYWNPPYFQRDYQDVQENQYY, from the coding sequence ATGGTCAATGAATCCACCTTTGAAGCAGTGAAGATAAGATATCTGGTTTTATGGATCATCCTATTTTTTATAGTAATGACTGGATTGATAGTTACATCATTCGGCCTCTTGAATGGTGCTGAATGGTCTGTGACATTCGGCTTGTTATTTTACGCCCTTATCTCCTACTGGATGATCCGAAACTTCCGAAAAATCCATCTGGATTACTCCCGCTTCATTGGCCACATCCCCCGGAATTATAACTGGCTCTCCCTCTTTACCATTGTCTTTGCCGTGATCATATTCTCTTTGGGTATGAATGAACTCAGCCGGTACATCATATCGGTTCTGGACCCAGGCATCCTGGGAGAAATCCACCGCACCAGTCTGTTCTACACACCCCAGGACACTCCCCTGGCACCCTTCATGAACTTCCTGGACTTTTTGACCGGAGTGATAGCCGCCCCCATAGTGGAGGAGTTCCTCTTCAGGGGAGTGATACTACACCGGTTCACCTTCAAGTGGGGTTTGAAAAAGGCAATGCTGGCCTCCTCAATAATCTTCGGATTGCTACACGCAGACTTCATAGGGGCCTTTGTCTTCGGTCTGGTGATGTGCATCCTCTACATAAAAACTGGAACCATCATCATCCCCATCATCGCCCACATGCTCAATAACTTATTGGCCTATGGTACACAGATATTGAGCAATATAAACCAGCAGAACAGTGCCCTGGTATCGGCAGCACCTAATCCTAACATTGGAGTGGCTGCCTTTCTTTTGATTGTGGCCGGGATGATTATTTTCTACTTCCTCTACCGGAACTGGCCCAAAGTCTACTGGAACCCACCCTACTTCCAGAGAGATTATCAGGACGTGCAGGAAAATCAGTATTATTAA
- a CDS encoding rRNA biogenesis protein (PFAM: Putative snoRNA binding domain; NOSIC (NUC001) domain), which produces MKCYVVSCFAGFLVLDEDFNLLDYELFPHSELLEKWFQMAEKDVTPEEKRFLEKVGKDCDEIIIETSRSSYHYQDIKYNSKFTFQIPSKGGDYLRSNLGEILHETGFLDSSNDLWGVIHKLALQVTERKLKEASLSDDLLIIQAIHAIEELEEAEVKLVERIREWYPVHFPEMDEVRDHTRYVELVAEYGDRESIINSGAINISSGVSNEKMESGMSLGAELSPSDLEVIQGFAKTIQSIQESKKSTTNYVDAKMEEMAPNLRDLLGGSLGAKIIAHTGGIKRLALLPSSTVQILGAEKALFRHLKTGERPPKHGLIYQHPDVRGSRWWIRGKVSRALASKISLAVRKDYFSGEYDPAVKEGFKKRLEEITKEHPFPKRTEKSKKKKDKKRKKKKDKFRFKKGDYEY; this is translated from the coding sequence ATGAAGTGTTATGTTGTTAGTTGTTTTGCAGGCTTCTTAGTCTTAGATGAAGATTTTAACCTACTGGATTATGAACTTTTCCCACACTCAGAACTCCTGGAAAAATGGTTCCAAATGGCAGAAAAGGACGTGACCCCGGAGGAGAAGCGTTTTCTGGAAAAAGTGGGTAAAGATTGTGATGAGATCATTATCGAGACTTCCCGGAGCAGTTATCATTATCAGGACATTAAATATAATTCTAAATTCACTTTCCAGATCCCCAGTAAAGGTGGGGATTACCTGAGGAGTAATCTGGGGGAAATTCTCCATGAAACTGGTTTTCTGGATTCATCAAATGATTTGTGGGGTGTCATCCATAAATTAGCCCTCCAGGTTACTGAGAGGAAGTTGAAGGAAGCCTCTCTGTCTGATGATCTTCTGATTATCCAGGCCATTCATGCCATTGAGGAGCTGGAGGAGGCAGAGGTTAAACTGGTGGAGCGGATACGGGAGTGGTATCCAGTACACTTCCCTGAAATGGATGAAGTACGGGACCACACCCGGTACGTGGAGCTGGTAGCAGAGTACGGGGACCGTGAATCAATTATAAACTCCGGTGCCATTAATATAAGTTCAGGGGTTTCAAATGAAAAGATGGAGTCTGGAATGAGTTTGGGTGCTGAGTTATCTCCATCTGATCTGGAGGTAATCCAGGGTTTTGCCAAGACTATCCAGTCCATTCAAGAGTCTAAGAAGTCCACCACGAATTATGTTGACGCCAAAATGGAGGAAATGGCCCCTAACTTACGAGATCTGTTGGGTGGCTCCCTGGGAGCTAAAATCATCGCCCACACCGGAGGTATTAAGCGACTGGCCCTTTTACCCTCCAGTACTGTTCAGATCCTGGGGGCGGAGAAGGCCCTGTTCCGTCACCTTAAAACGGGTGAGCGGCCCCCCAAACATGGTTTGATCTACCAGCACCCAGATGTGCGTGGTTCCCGATGGTGGATCCGGGGAAAAGTATCCCGGGCACTGGCCAGTAAGATAAGCCTGGCAGTCAGGAAGGATTACTTCTCCGGTGAATATGATCCTGCAGTGAAGGAAGGTTTCAAGAAGAGGCTGGAAGAGATAACCAAGGAACATCCTTTCCCCAAACGAACTGAGAAGTCCAAAAAAAAGAAGGATAAAAAAAGGAAGAAAAAAAAGGATAAATTCCGGTTTAAGAAGGGCGATTACGAGTATTAG
- a CDS encoding Pseudomurein-binding repeat containing protein (PFAM: Pseudomurein-binding repeat) — MKCKNCGHDNDLDAAFCEECGSKLVGGQSFGRNPPSKPKKEGSKTTNTILIVAIVALVIILGIMGGILLKLPGNSTKVANNTSAANNSTVTDQISLTAGIPVSQVPNLAQAISGTGVGFSTISYGGVTLDKNQCLYILSKGIVMINNAQTGNIPINQYKDPDNAYGTVTSATITKTEYVDMAQRTYTWMDNNGQSPNYIGITVSGQPDLSPDTLLGLYSKVLTQYKSTGQLPTSVTLT; from the coding sequence GTGAAATGCAAAAATTGTGGGCATGATAATGACTTGGATGCTGCGTTCTGTGAAGAATGTGGTAGTAAACTGGTGGGAGGACAATCCTTTGGAAGAAATCCCCCATCAAAACCTAAAAAAGAAGGTTCAAAGACAACCAACACCATTTTAATAGTAGCCATCGTAGCACTGGTGATCATACTGGGAATAATGGGAGGAATACTCCTGAAACTCCCTGGAAACTCCACCAAAGTAGCAAACAATACTTCTGCTGCCAACAATTCCACAGTCACAGACCAAATATCCCTAACCGCTGGAATTCCAGTTTCACAGGTTCCTAACCTTGCACAGGCAATATCTGGAACCGGAGTTGGATTCAGCACCATCTCTTATGGTGGGGTGACCCTGGATAAGAATCAGTGTCTTTACATATTATCCAAGGGTATTGTGATGATAAACAATGCCCAGACTGGAAATATCCCCATAAACCAGTATAAAGATCCGGATAATGCCTATGGGACTGTTACTTCTGCCACCATCACTAAAACTGAATACGTGGACATGGCCCAAAGAACCTACACTTGGATGGACAACAATGGCCAATCACCCAACTACATTGGAATAACAGTATCCGGACAACCCGATCTATCCCCTGATACTTTACTAGGCCTGTATTCAAAGGTTTTAACCCAATACAAATCAACGGGCCAGCTACCCACAAGTGTAACCCTAACCTAA